One stretch of Pieris brassicae chromosome 8, ilPieBrab1.1, whole genome shotgun sequence DNA includes these proteins:
- the LOC123713574 gene encoding PAT complex subunit CCDC47 → MRLALFSIVLLVCSVYVTQGFEDATLEDDDFAEFEQFDADDDDVVITDQEYGEDDVPVKPKSQPKEPVPSNVEPEDELLVEDEDNEFEHFQDPEEFEGFQDTTPKSSEQPKITISKVPVVIRPRWDAYWLEGILCCLLTSYALAYAIGRAKNTSIAANFLKLHKPLLEDNFTLVGETGVEEVGASEERGWSRDAEHCFTMWCSGRQCCEGMLLTLKLIKRQDLVHVLLNAVRPSQDTLQLRVELGKDDSDPFVLCIAQKKVATRLSKEMQDLSMFCPERRPGDKHGLPSTLSVMSECAEATGGLLDSRVTAALQQYHKHVQYIHVSDKYCGPKQMEEQTVTKPPETEKLVLVSLTLGPDGGGDEVRPLLLLVFYLLDKIKRLRLSKEALVKCEKRRQKAAEVWMRGAHAARQELAAQKREEKRKQEKEKILAEDDPEKQRRWELKEQKRQQKRKAPKMKQLKVKAM, encoded by the exons ATGCGGTTAGCATTATTCTCCATAGTGCTGTTGGTGTGTAGTGTCTATGTGACGCAAGGATTTGAAGATGCAACCTTAGAAGATGATGACTTTGCAGAGTTTGAGCAATTTGAtgctgatgatgatgatgttgTTATCACTG ACCAAGAGTATGGTGAAGACGATGTTCCTGTGAAGCCAAAGTCACAACCAAAAGAGCCAGTTCCATCTAATGTAGAACCTGAAGATGAGTTGCTTGTAGAG GATGAGGACAATGAGTTTGAGCATTTCCAAGATCCAGAAGAATTCGAAGGTTTTCAAGACACAACACCTAAGTCATCAGAACAACCgaaaataacaatatcaaAG gtACCAGTAGTGATTCGCCCCCGTTGGGACGCCTATTGGCTAGAAGGCATATTATGCTGCCTCCTCACATCATATGCATTGGCCTATGCTATTGGAAGAGCAAAGAACACATCAATTGCAGCCAATTTCCTAAAGTTACATAAACCATTACTTGAAGACAACTTTACTTTAGTTG gtGAGACTGGAGTAGAAGAGGTAGGAGCTAGTGAGGAGCGCGGCTGGAGTCGGGATGCAGAGCATTGTTTCACGATGTGGTGTAGTGGGCGGCAGTGTTGTGAGGGGATGCTGCTTACTCTAAAGTTGATTAAG cgTCAAGACCTTGTCCATGTTTTATTGAATGCGGTCCGCCCCAGTCAGGACACACTTCAGTTACGAGTGGAACTCGGCAAAGACGATAGCGATCCATTTGTTCTCTGTATAGCTCAGAAGAAAGTCGCCACACGACTTTCTAAGGAGATGCAGGACTTG AGTATGTTCTGCCCGGAGCGTCGTCCCGGCGACAAGCACGGTCTTCCCTCTACTCTCTCCGTGATGTCAGAATGCGCAGAGGCCACCGGAGGCCTTTTGGACTCTCGTGTCACGGCTGCCCTACAACAGTACCACAAACACGTGCAGTACATACACGTGTCCGACAAATATTGTGGACCTAAGCAAATGGA agAACAAACAGTTACCAAACCCCCGGAGACAGAAAAGTTGGTGCTAGTCAGTCTGACTCTCGGCCCCGATGGAGGTGGTGATGAAGTCAGGCCATTATTACTTCTGGTCTTCTACTTGTTAGATAAGATTAAACGGCTACGACTCAGCAAGgag GCTCTTGTGAAATGTGAGAAACGCCGTCAAAAGGCTGCTGAAGTGTGGATGCGTGGTGCACACGCGGCCAGACAAGAGCTTGCTGCACAGAAGAGAGAAGAAAAGAGAAAACAGGAAAAAGAGAAGATTCTTGCT GAGGACGACCCAGAAAAGCAGCGTCGTTGGGAGCTCAAAGAACAAAAACGTCAACAGAAACGTAAAGCTCCTAAAATGAAACAGCTTAAAGTGAAAGCTATGTAA
- the LOC123713803 gene encoding uncharacterized protein LOC123713803, with protein sequence MKCNENDKSRPRNHMNVDNLDKALHDLGMLSAITEARREYLKESKSNFSVMRLNTRYVSNVTVGYCMKRSANKSRMCPYVLPVRHRTKSENSDAVGSDIHDGCDFKYSILEPSTSSARENFDKSTKRCQSLENLNLIIDPPPKPEISPDMDCMSTRIQKLQVDE encoded by the exons ATGAAATGCAACGAAAATGATAAAAGC AGACCTCGCAATCACATGAATGTGGACAATTTGGATAAAGCACTACACGATTTAGGAATGCTTAGTGCTATAACAGAAGCGCGCCGTGAGTACCTGAAAGAATCAAAATCTAATTTCAGTGTGATGCGTTTAAATACGCGATATGTTTCTAACGTCACTGTTGGCTATTGTATGAAAAGAAGTGCTAACAAAAGTAGAATGTGTCCCTATGTCTTACCTGTCCGACATAGGACGAAGAGTGAGAACTCTGACGCTGTCGGTAGTGATATACATGATGGCTGTGACTTCAAATACAGTATATTAGAGCCATCTACTAGTAGTGCTAGAGAAAACTTTGATAAAAGTACAAAAAGATGTCAATCACTTGAGAATCTCAATCTGATCATAGACCCACCTCCAAAGCCTGAAATATCACCGGATATGGATTGTATGTCTACAAGGATCCAGAAGTTACAAGTTGATGAATGA